From a single Halovulum dunhuangense genomic region:
- a CDS encoding DUF1223 domain-containing protein: MRIFKVLVTVSVAAIGGMAQAQDRPVLVELFTSQGCSSCPPADELLKELGRQDGVIALAYHVDYWDYLGWEDTFAQPEFTARQLGYADRVDRQWIGRKLRGSFTPEAVVQGSDSLVGSNRAALEARIAAHQALPERVDIALERDGDGVRVRFAPSAGDVGPESVLFVATYMPSAVVEIERGENAGREIAYTNVVTGLIRYARWDGQGPGEVRVPNVEPPLAAFLQQGDDGPVVAVARLE; this comes from the coding sequence ATGCGTATTTTCAAGGTTCTAGTGACGGTATCGGTCGCCGCGATCGGCGGCATGGCCCAGGCGCAGGACCGGCCGGTCCTGGTCGAGCTGTTCACCTCGCAGGGCTGTTCAAGCTGCCCGCCCGCCGACGAGCTGCTGAAGGAACTGGGCCGGCAGGACGGCGTGATCGCGCTGGCCTATCACGTCGACTACTGGGATTACCTTGGCTGGGAGGACACGTTTGCCCAGCCCGAATTCACCGCGCGCCAGCTGGGTTATGCCGACCGCGTGGACCGGCAATGGATCGGGCGCAAGCTGCGCGGCAGCTTCACGCCCGAAGCGGTGGTGCAGGGCAGCGACAGCCTGGTGGGGTCCAATCGCGCCGCGCTCGAGGCGCGGATCGCGGCCCACCAGGCACTGCCGGAACGGGTGGACATCGCCCTGGAGCGTGATGGCGACGGGGTGCGCGTGCGCTTCGCGCCAAGCGCGGGGGATGTCGGGCCCGAAAGCGTGCTTTTCGTCGCCACCTACATGCCCAGCGCCGTGGTCGAGATCGAACGGGGCGAGAATGCCGGGCGCGAGATCGCCTACACCAACGTCGTCACCGGGCTGATCCGCTACGCCCGCTGGGACGGGCAGGGCCCGGGCGAGGTACGGGTCCCGAATGTGGAGCCGCCGCTCGCGGCCTTTCTTCAGCAGGGCGACGACGGTCCGGTCGTGGCGGTCGCGCGGCTGGAATAG
- a CDS encoding methyltransferase family protein, protein MFEGFRLTPDLPPVWMAGFAVLAWGLGATVPLLRFDAGALASAPVWLGLGLILWAAWYFYTHRTPIEPGHVPKSFITRGPYRLNRNPIYTGLSLILLGIALGQGALSALLPALAYPFLITRRFVLPEEAALRHAFGAEAEAYFARTRRW, encoded by the coding sequence ATGTTCGAGGGGTTTCGCCTGACGCCTGATCTGCCGCCCGTCTGGATGGCGGGCTTTGCCGTGCTGGCCTGGGGGCTTGGCGCGACCGTCCCGCTGCTGCGGTTCGATGCGGGGGCGCTAGCCTCGGCGCCGGTCTGGCTGGGGCTTGGCCTGATCCTGTGGGCGGCGTGGTACTTTTACACCCACCGCACCCCGATCGAGCCGGGCCATGTGCCGAAGTCCTTCATCACGCGCGGCCCCTACCGGCTGAACCGCAACCCGATCTATACCGGGCTGTCGCTGATCCTGCTGGGCATCGCGCTGGGGCAGGGGGCGCTGAGCGCGCTGCTGCCGGCGCTGGCCTATCCGTTCCTCATTACACGACGCTTCGTCCTGCCCGAGGAGGCCGCGCTGCGCCATGCCTTCGGCGCCGAAGCAGAGGCGTATTTCGCGCGCACGCGGCGCTGGTAG
- the acnA gene encoding aconitate hydratase AcnA, with product MPITVGTDSAATRRTLKVGQQEVSFYSIAAAEAAGLGDFSRLPAALKVVLENMLRFEDGKTVTQDDIRAFSDWAAKGGKNPREIAYRPARVLMQDFTGVPAVVDLAAMRDAMVALGGDPEKINPLNPVDLVIDHSVMVDEFGNPRAFQMNVEREYQRNGERYEFLKWGQGAFDNFRVVPPGTGICHQVNLEYLGQTVWTDVDQNGKTVAYPDTLVGTDSHTTMVNGLAILGWGVGGIEAEAAMLGQPISMLIPEVVGFKLTGALKEGVTATDLVLRVVEMLRKHGVVEKFVEFYGAGLDHLPLADRATIANMAPEYGATCGFFPIDDETVRYLRVSGRSEDRIALVEAYAKENGLWRGADYAPVYSSTLELDMSTVEPAISGPKRPQDRIVLSQASEAFLKVVADHRGIDLSDPAKDMAAEGPAPVAPTNGICHSVKVDGQDYEIRDGSVVIAAITSCTNTSNPYVMIGAGLVAQKANALGLKRKPWVKTSLAPGSQVVSEYLEAAGLQDDLDALGFNLVGYGCTTCIGNSGPLPAEISKAIADGNLVATSVLSGNRNFEGRVNPDVRANYLASPPLVVAYAIAGDMNIDITTEPLGQDQNGNDVYLKDIWPTQKEIADLVERTVTRAAFQKKYADVFKGDAAWQAVETDDALTYSWPSTSTYVQNPPYFKGMGMEPGVIKDIEGARVLVMLADSITTDHISPAGSFKAEHPAGKYLLDRQVAPREFNSYGSRRGNHEIMMRGTFANIRIRNEILDGVEGGYTKGPDGTQMPIYDAAMAFQEQGTPTIVVAGKEYGSGSSRDWAAKGTALLGIKAVIAESFERIHRSNLVGMGVIPLEFAPGENRKSLGLTGDEVIDVHGLAGDLKPQSSVKATITYRDGTKKEITLRCRIDTAVEIEYVENGGVLHYVLRNLAKSA from the coding sequence ATGCCCATCACCGTCGGTACCGACAGCGCCGCCACCCGCCGCACCCTCAAGGTGGGGCAGCAGGAGGTTTCCTTCTACTCCATCGCCGCCGCCGAGGCCGCGGGCCTTGGCGACTTCTCGCGCCTTCCGGCCGCGCTGAAGGTGGTGCTGGAAAACATGCTGCGATTCGAGGACGGCAAGACCGTCACCCAGGACGACATCCGCGCCTTTTCCGACTGGGCGGCCAAGGGCGGCAAGAACCCGCGCGAGATCGCCTATCGCCCGGCGCGCGTGCTGATGCAGGATTTCACCGGCGTGCCTGCCGTGGTGGACCTGGCCGCGATGCGCGACGCGATGGTGGCGCTGGGCGGCGACCCCGAAAAGATCAACCCGCTGAACCCGGTCGACCTGGTCATCGACCACTCGGTGATGGTGGACGAGTTCGGCAACCCGCGCGCCTTCCAGATGAACGTCGAGCGCGAGTACCAGCGCAACGGCGAGCGCTACGAGTTCCTCAAATGGGGTCAGGGTGCGTTCGACAACTTCCGCGTGGTGCCGCCGGGGACCGGCATCTGCCACCAGGTGAACCTGGAATACCTGGGCCAGACGGTCTGGACCGACGTGGACCAGAACGGCAAGACGGTCGCCTATCCCGACACGCTGGTGGGCACCGACAGCCACACCACCATGGTCAACGGCCTTGCGATCCTGGGCTGGGGCGTGGGCGGCATCGAGGCCGAGGCGGCGATGCTGGGCCAGCCGATTTCCATGCTGATCCCCGAGGTGGTGGGCTTCAAGCTGACCGGCGCGCTGAAGGAAGGCGTGACCGCCACCGACCTGGTGCTGCGCGTGGTCGAGATGCTGCGCAAGCATGGCGTGGTCGAGAAGTTCGTCGAGTTCTACGGCGCGGGTCTCGATCACCTGCCGCTGGCGGACCGCGCGACGATCGCGAACATGGCGCCCGAATACGGCGCGACCTGCGGCTTCTTCCCGATCGATGACGAGACGGTCCGCTACCTGCGCGTCTCTGGCCGCTCCGAGGACCGGATCGCGCTGGTCGAGGCCTATGCCAAGGAAAACGGCCTGTGGCGCGGGGCGGATTACGCGCCGGTCTATTCCTCGACGCTGGAACTGGACATGAGCACGGTCGAGCCGGCGATTTCCGGCCCGAAGCGCCCGCAGGACCGCATCGTGCTGAGCCAGGCGTCCGAGGCCTTCCTGAAGGTGGTGGCCGACCACCGCGGCATCGACCTGTCGGATCCGGCCAAGGACATGGCCGCCGAGGGGCCGGCCCCGGTCGCGCCCACCAACGGCATCTGCCACTCGGTCAAGGTCGACGGCCAGGACTACGAGATCCGCGACGGCTCTGTCGTGATCGCGGCGATCACGTCCTGCACCAACACCTCGAACCCCTATGTGATGATCGGGGCGGGGCTGGTGGCGCAGAAGGCCAACGCGCTGGGCCTGAAGCGCAAGCCCTGGGTCAAGACCTCGCTCGCGCCCGGTTCCCAGGTGGTGAGCGAGTACCTGGAAGCCGCGGGCCTGCAGGACGATCTGGACGCGCTGGGCTTCAACCTGGTGGGCTATGGCTGCACCACCTGCATCGGCAACTCGGGTCCGCTGCCGGCGGAAATCTCCAAGGCGATCGCGGATGGCAACCTGGTCGCGACCAGCGTGCTGTCGGGCAACCGCAACTTCGAGGGCCGCGTGAACCCGGACGTGCGGGCGAACTACCTGGCCTCCCCGCCGCTTGTGGTGGCCTATGCCATCGCCGGTGACATGAACATCGACATCACCACCGAACCGCTGGGCCAGGACCAGAACGGCAACGACGTCTATCTGAAGGACATCTGGCCGACCCAGAAGGAGATCGCGGACCTTGTGGAAAGGACCGTCACCCGCGCGGCCTTCCAGAAGAAATACGCCGACGTGTTCAAGGGCGACGCCGCCTGGCAGGCGGTGGAGACCGACGACGCGCTGACCTACAGCTGGCCGTCCACGTCGACCTATGTCCAGAACCCGCCCTACTTCAAGGGCATGGGCATGGAGCCGGGCGTGATCAAGGACATCGAGGGCGCCCGCGTGCTGGTCATGCTGGCCGATTCGATCACCACCGACCACATCTCGCCGGCGGGGTCGTTCAAGGCCGAGCATCCGGCGGGCAAGTACCTGCTGGACCGCCAGGTCGCCCCGCGGGAGTTCAACTCCTACGGCTCGCGCCGCGGCAACCACGAGATCATGATGCGCGGCACCTTCGCCAACATCCGCATCAGGAACGAGATCCTGGACGGGGTCGAGGGCGGCTACACCAAGGGGCCGGACGGCACCCAGATGCCGATCTACGACGCGGCCATGGCCTTCCAGGAGCAGGGCACGCCCACCATCGTGGTGGCCGGCAAGGAATACGGCTCGGGCTCCAGCCGCGACTGGGCGGCCAAGGGCACGGCGCTTCTGGGCATCAAGGCCGTGATCGCCGAGAGCTTCGAGCGCATCCACCGCTCGAACCTGGTGGGCATGGGGGTGATCCCGCTCGAGTTCGCGCCGGGCGAGAACCGCAAGTCGCTGGGCCTGACCGGCGACGAGGTGATCGACGTGCACGGGCTGGCGGGCGATCTCAAGCCGCAGTCGAGCGTCAAGGCGACGATCACCTACCGCGATGGCACGAAGAAGGAGATCACTCTGCGGTGCCGGATCGATACCGCGGTCGAGATCGAATACGTCGAGAATGGCGGCGTGCTGCACTATGTGCTGCGGAACCTGGCGAAATCCGCCTGA
- the ccmA gene encoding heme ABC exporter ATP-binding protein CcmA — translation MTLDARDLECRRGASSLFEPVSFTLAPGHALLLQGPNGAGKTTLLRAMAGLGQLFAGSITLNGTPLHQVEGALAYTGHLDAIKPALSVAENIGFWAALSGIGEIAPALAAFGLTGLAERPAGRLSAGQKRRLGLARLAVSAAPVWLLDEPTVSLDAENTAALGALVTRHLDAGGIAIIATHLPVPVKADVLRLVPRAAGAQPQADPFLDGAFA, via the coding sequence ATGACCCTGGACGCACGAGACCTTGAGTGCCGGCGCGGCGCGTCGAGCCTGTTCGAGCCGGTGAGCTTCACGCTCGCGCCCGGCCACGCCCTCCTGCTCCAGGGGCCGAACGGCGCGGGCAAGACCACGCTGCTGCGCGCCATGGCGGGGCTCGGCCAGCTTTTCGCGGGCAGCATAACACTGAACGGCACGCCCCTCCACCAGGTCGAGGGCGCACTCGCCTATACCGGCCATCTGGATGCCATCAAGCCCGCGCTCAGCGTGGCCGAAAACATCGGCTTCTGGGCGGCGCTCTCGGGCATCGGCGAAATCGCGCCCGCGCTGGCGGCCTTCGGGCTGACCGGCCTGGCCGAGCGTCCGGCGGGGCGACTGTCGGCCGGCCAGAAGCGGCGGCTGGGGCTTGCGCGGCTGGCGGTCAGCGCGGCCCCCGTGTGGTTGCTGGACGAGCCCACCGTCTCTCTCGATGCCGAGAACACCGCGGCCCTGGGCGCGCTGGTCACGCGGCATCTCGATGCGGGCGGCATCGCCATCATCGCCACCCACCTGCCGGTCCCCGTGAAGGCGGATGTCCTGCGCCTTGTCCCGCGCGCAGCCGGCGCGCAGCCGCAGGCAGACCCGTTCCTCGACGGGGCCTTCGCCTGA
- the ccmB gene encoding heme exporter protein CcmB, with the protein MRALLSRELALALRSGGGAAQGLVFFLIVVLLVPFGMGPEPDALARVAPGTLWIAALLSCLVTLDRLFQTDWEDGSLDALALSPVPLEAVVAIKALAHWLTTGLPLLVIAPLLALTLQLPGQAYPWLVASLAAGTPALSFIGAIGAALTLGLRRGGLLIGVLTLPLYIPTLIFGARCAIAAADGQDPVPALALTAALTLAILALTPFAVAQILRIQIR; encoded by the coding sequence ATGCGGGCGTTGCTGTCCCGCGAGCTGGCGCTTGCGCTCCGCTCGGGCGGCGGGGCCGCGCAGGGGCTCGTGTTCTTCCTGATCGTCGTCCTGCTCGTGCCCTTCGGCATGGGCCCGGAACCGGACGCCCTTGCCCGCGTGGCCCCCGGCACGCTGTGGATCGCGGCGCTTCTGTCCTGCCTCGTCACCCTCGACCGGCTGTTCCAGACCGACTGGGAGGATGGCAGCCTCGACGCGCTGGCGCTCTCGCCCGTGCCGCTGGAAGCCGTGGTCGCGATCAAGGCGCTGGCGCACTGGCTGACCACGGGCCTTCCGCTGCTGGTCATCGCCCCCTTGCTGGCGCTCACGCTGCAACTGCCCGGGCAGGCCTATCCGTGGCTGGTGGCCTCGCTCGCCGCGGGCACGCCCGCGCTCAGCTTCATCGGCGCGATCGGAGCGGCGCTCACGCTGGGACTGCGCCGCGGCGGGCTGCTGATCGGGGTGCTGACCCTGCCCCTCTACATCCCCACGCTGATCTTCGGCGCGCGCTGCGCGATCGCCGCGGCCGACGGGCAGGACCCGGTCCCCGCACTGGCGCTGACGGCGGCGCTGACCCTCGCGATCCTTGCGCTCACCCCCTTCGCGGTGGCGCAGATCCTGCGCATCCAGATCCGCTGA
- a CDS encoding heme ABC transporter permease, which produces MSLWRYANPVEFMRLSGRVLPVLTAFTVACLGAGLVWGFFFTPDDYQQGSTVKIIYLHVPAALMAINAWIMMLVASLIWFIRRHHVSALAARAAAPVGAVLTLVALITGAIWGQPMWGTWWVWDPRLTSFLILFIFYLGYMALWEAVEDPEKAADLTAALCLVGSVFALLSRYAVLFWSQGLHQGASLSLDKEENVADVFYLPLLLCIAGFVLLFVSLVLLRTRTEIRARRLRALETRGGAA; this is translated from the coding sequence ATGTCGCTCTGGAGATACGCCAATCCCGTGGAATTCATGCGCCTGTCGGGGCGCGTGCTGCCCGTGCTGACGGCGTTCACCGTTGCCTGCCTGGGCGCGGGGCTGGTGTGGGGCTTCTTCTTCACGCCCGACGACTACCAGCAGGGCTCGACGGTCAAGATCATCTATCTCCACGTCCCCGCCGCGCTCATGGCGATCAACGCCTGGATCATGATGCTGGTGGCCTCGCTCATCTGGTTCATCCGCCGCCACCACGTCTCGGCGCTGGCCGCCCGCGCCGCGGCCCCCGTGGGCGCGGTGCTGACGCTGGTCGCGCTGATCACCGGCGCGATCTGGGGCCAGCCGATGTGGGGCACCTGGTGGGTCTGGGATCCGCGCCTGACCTCGTTCCTCATCCTCTTCATCTTCTATCTCGGCTACATGGCCCTGTGGGAGGCGGTGGAGGATCCCGAGAAAGCCGCCGACCTTACCGCCGCGCTCTGCCTGGTGGGCTCGGTCTTCGCGCTCCTGTCGCGCTACGCCGTCCTGTTCTGGAGCCAGGGGCTCCACCAGGGCGCGTCGCTCTCGCTCGACAAGGAAGAGAACGTGGCCGACGTCTTCTACCTGCCGCTCCTGCTGTGCATCGCGGGCTTCGTGCTGCTGTTCGTGAGCCTCGTGCTGCTGCGCACCCGGACAGAGATCCGCGCCCGCCGCCTGCGCGCCCTCGAAACCCGCGGGGGGGCCGCCTGA
- the ccmD gene encoding heme exporter protein CcmD, which translates to MPELGPYAGAVLSAYAVSILLIGALVALSLRRAAKMRAALRRAEKKEGATHV; encoded by the coding sequence ATGCCCGAACTCGGCCCCTATGCCGGCGCCGTGCTCAGCGCCTATGCCGTCTCGATCCTGCTGATCGGCGCGCTGGTGGCGCTCAGCCTGCGCCGGGCCGCGAAGATGCGCGCAGCCCTCCGCCGCGCCGAGAAGAAAGAGGGGGCGACCCATGTCTGA
- a CDS encoding DsbE family thiol:disulfide interchange protein, with product MSDKQPTPEKRGFNWLLLIPPLVFAGLAGAFYLGLQREAPDELPSALAGRTAPAIELPALDPAYPAPAADALTQPGLKLVNFWASWCAPCRIEHPVLMQLADAGIPIIGVNYKDQRGNAVGFIEELGNPYTAIGFDERGRRGIDWGLYGVPETFIIDENGTVLLRFPGPVTPEVYRTRFQPILGIPLVPEG from the coding sequence ATGTCTGACAAGCAGCCCACCCCGGAAAAGCGCGGCTTCAACTGGCTGCTGCTGATCCCGCCCCTGGTCTTCGCAGGGCTTGCCGGCGCCTTCTACCTCGGCCTCCAGCGCGAGGCGCCGGACGAGTTGCCCTCGGCGCTTGCGGGCCGCACCGCCCCCGCGATCGAGTTGCCCGCGCTCGATCCCGCCTACCCGGCCCCCGCGGCCGACGCGCTGACGCAGCCGGGCCTAAAGCTGGTGAACTTCTGGGCCAGCTGGTGCGCGCCCTGCCGGATCGAACACCCCGTCCTGATGCAACTGGCCGACGCCGGCATCCCCATCATCGGCGTCAACTACAAGGACCAGCGCGGCAACGCCGTTGGCTTCATCGAGGAACTGGGCAACCCCTACACCGCCATCGGTTTCGACGAACGGGGCCGCCGCGGCATCGACTGGGGGCTCTACGGCGTGCCAGAGACATTCATCATCGACGAAAACGGCACCGTGCTCCTGCGCTTCCCCGGGCCGGTCACGCCCGAGGTCTACAGAACCCGCTTCCAGCCCATCCTCGGCATCCCGCTCGTCCCCGAGGGCTGA
- a CDS encoding inner membrane-spanning protein YciB encodes MAKRELNPTLRMVLELGPVLVYLAAYFWFKDRPVTLGGEEYGGVVVAMAVFVPLSVLGLGISWALTGTASRMAVFTVLMVMVFGGITVWMNDATFAMMRPTVVYGFFAAVLALGLYGLKRSYLQFLMGTVLPMRDEGWRIFTRNWIVFFVAMAIFNEFVWRVLGETAWVWLDTVGQFVLTLGFLATQMPVLQRHAISDEK; translated from the coding sequence ATGGCGAAACGCGAGCTGAACCCGACGCTGAGGATGGTGCTGGAACTGGGGCCGGTGCTGGTCTACCTGGCGGCCTATTTCTGGTTCAAGGACCGCCCCGTCACGCTTGGCGGCGAGGAATACGGCGGCGTGGTTGTGGCGATGGCGGTGTTCGTGCCGCTGTCGGTGCTGGGGCTGGGGATCAGCTGGGCGCTGACCGGGACCGCGAGCCGGATGGCGGTGTTCACCGTCCTGATGGTGATGGTCTTCGGCGGGATCACCGTGTGGATGAACGACGCCACCTTCGCGATGATGCGGCCCACGGTGGTCTATGGCTTCTTCGCCGCCGTCCTTGCGCTGGGGCTTTACGGGCTGAAGCGGTCGTATCTTCAGTTCCTGATGGGGACGGTGCTGCCGATGCGCGACGAGGGCTGGCGCATCTTCACCCGCAACTGGATCGTGTTCTTCGTGGCGATGGCGATCTTCAACGAGTTCGTCTGGCGGGTGCTGGGCGAGACGGCCTGGGTCTGGCTCGACACGGTGGGGCAATTCGTCCTGACGCTCGGCTTTCTTGCCACGCAGATGCCGGTGCTGCAGCGGCACGCGATATCGGACGAGAAGTGA